One Pseudomonadota bacterium genomic region harbors:
- the rsmG gene encoding 16S rRNA (guanine(527)-N(7))-methyltransferase RsmG, with protein sequence MPDTPPLLPPLDVSRETLHRLEMYLDLLKRWNPAINLVSASTLPDAWNRHIVDSAQLFPLLPPGTRHVLDMGSGAGFPGLVLAILGVPRVTLVESDSRKCVFLKETARITGIADRVTVINRRLENLAPQDIPAGPADVVTARALAPLHELLAWAVRFLAQEGTCLFLKGKTAAQEEAEARKTWSFQAERFPGRTDPEGTILRLKECVRAPS encoded by the coding sequence ATGCCTGACACGCCCCCCCTCCTCCCCCCCCTGGATGTTTCACGTGAAACACTCCATCGGCTGGAAATGTATCTGGATCTTCTGAAGCGGTGGAACCCGGCCATCAATCTGGTCAGCGCCTCTACCCTTCCGGACGCATGGAACCGGCATATCGTCGATTCGGCGCAGCTGTTTCCCCTGCTGCCCCCCGGAACGCGGCATGTGCTGGATATGGGCAGCGGCGCCGGCTTTCCCGGACTGGTCCTGGCCATTCTGGGCGTTCCCCGGGTCACGCTGGTGGAAAGCGATTCGCGCAAGTGTGTCTTTCTGAAAGAAACAGCCCGGATCACCGGCATTGCGGACCGGGTCACGGTTATCAACCGGCGACTGGAAAATCTGGCCCCGCAGGACATTCCTGCCGGGCCAGCCGATGTGGTGACAGCCCGTGCGCTGGCCCCCCTGCATGAACTGCTTGCCTGGGCCGTGCGCTTTCTGGCACAAGAGGGAACATGCCTTTTCCTCAAGGGCAAAACCGCCGCACAGGAAGAAGCCGAAGCCCGGAAAACATGGAGTTTCCAGGCCGAGCGCTTCCCCGGCCGGACAGACCCTGAAGGAACGATCCTGCGTCTCAAGGAGTGCGTCCGTGCCCCTTCCTGA